Proteins from a single region of Belliella baltica DSM 15883:
- a CDS encoding glycosyltransferase, with protein MEKPKIAIASVLKPLQDARAFYRLGLSLRETNKYHLNIIGFSLKNPRLEEDISYFKLFDQERSTWKRFFVNIKFLGILKFIEPKVLIVTTYELLPAAVLMKFFYKYKLIYDLQENYILNVKQNKTLPKWKQILAVLWIGLIEKSSKPFVDHYIFAEACYKEEFPSITDFTVLENKFFDEIKSVSPVKFEPNQKIIFLISGTLTEVYGVVEAIKWFVEILKVYSNFQLKIVGHYPIPSYGKELKELASTVPQICLEVSENPMDYQQILEAYKTCDIVLLPYYQLSSISPKIPSKMYECLALGKPYIYTPNKNWKRMADRYQSGLGFEFRDVENAVLNLDDFLKQTFYSERPGDEVKFDRKSFIRLIEDQF; from the coding sequence GTGGAAAAGCCAAAGATAGCCATAGCTTCAGTACTTAAACCACTTCAGGATGCCCGTGCGTTTTATCGGCTAGGACTTTCGTTGCGTGAAACAAATAAATACCATCTTAACATCATAGGATTTTCACTAAAAAATCCACGTTTAGAAGAAGATATCAGCTATTTCAAACTTTTTGATCAAGAAAGATCAACTTGGAAAAGGTTTTTTGTCAATATAAAGTTCCTCGGGATTCTTAAATTTATCGAGCCAAAGGTCCTCATAGTTACTACATATGAATTGCTTCCAGCTGCTGTTTTAATGAAGTTTTTTTATAAGTACAAGCTGATCTATGATCTTCAAGAAAACTACATCTTGAATGTCAAGCAAAACAAAACACTTCCAAAATGGAAGCAAATTCTTGCTGTTTTATGGATTGGATTAATTGAAAAGAGCAGTAAACCTTTTGTTGATCACTATATTTTTGCTGAGGCTTGTTATAAAGAAGAATTTCCAAGTATTACCGATTTCACTGTTTTAGAGAATAAATTTTTTGATGAAATCAAATCAGTTTCACCTGTTAAATTTGAGCCAAATCAGAAAATCATTTTTTTAATTTCTGGTACGCTTACGGAAGTTTATGGGGTGGTAGAAGCCATAAAATGGTTTGTTGAAATCCTGAAAGTATATTCTAATTTTCAACTGAAAATTGTTGGGCATTATCCGATACCTTCATACGGTAAAGAGTTGAAAGAACTTGCTTCCACTGTTCCTCAGATATGCTTAGAGGTTTCTGAAAATCCCATGGATTATCAGCAGATTTTAGAAGCTTACAAGACTTGTGATATTGTCCTTTTACCATACTATCAACTGTCAAGTATCAGCCCAAAGATTCCTAGTAAAATGTATGAATGCTTGGCGCTCGGAAAGCCTTATATTTATACACCAAACAAAAACTGGAAACGCATGGCAGATCGATACCAATCAGGTCTTGGGTTTGAGTTTAGAGATGTTGAAAATGCAGTGTTAAATCTTGATGATTTTTTGAAGCAAACTTTTTATAGTGAGCGTCCGGGTGATGAAGTAAAGTTTGATAGAAAGAGCTTTATTCGATTGATTGAAGATCAGTTTTAA
- the gap gene encoding type I glyceraldehyde-3-phosphate dehydrogenase, with product MTKKRVAVNGCGRIGRLTIKLLLEQEDIELVAVNDLTDPSTLAHLLQYDSIHGKYAFKVEEKDGDLIINGKLLKIFAEKNPALIPWESLNVDIVLESTGKFTDLEGASQHLKAGAKKVIITAPSKSEEVPTIVLGVNDHILTGKEQIISNASCTTNCLAPMVKILDQYFGIEKGYVSTVHSYTNDQNLHDAPHRDLRRVRAAAYSIIPTTTHAALAMELVLPELKGKIEASAMRVPVPDGSLTDLIVILKNDTTVEEINSVFKQEANGRMKGIVEYMEDPIVSIDIIGNPHSCIFDSGLTSAKGNLVKIVGWYDNEAGYANRLVDLVLKLKE from the coding sequence ATGACTAAAAAACGAGTAGCAGTGAATGGTTGTGGCCGAATTGGTAGACTTACCATTAAATTACTTTTAGAGCAAGAAGATATTGAATTGGTGGCTGTCAATGATTTAACAGATCCTTCTACTCTAGCCCATTTATTACAATATGATTCAATTCACGGAAAATACGCTTTCAAAGTGGAAGAAAAAGATGGTGATTTGATAATTAATGGGAAGCTGCTCAAGATTTTTGCTGAAAAAAATCCAGCTTTGATCCCTTGGGAATCACTCAATGTAGATATCGTACTTGAGTCAACGGGGAAATTTACAGATTTGGAAGGTGCTTCTCAACACCTTAAAGCCGGAGCAAAAAAGGTAATCATAACCGCTCCTTCTAAAAGTGAGGAAGTTCCTACAATAGTATTAGGAGTAAATGACCATATTTTGACAGGCAAAGAGCAAATAATTTCAAATGCTTCATGCACAACCAATTGCTTAGCTCCCATGGTGAAGATATTAGATCAGTATTTTGGAATTGAAAAGGGATATGTTTCTACTGTCCATTCTTATACCAATGATCAAAACCTACATGATGCGCCTCATCGGGATTTGAGAAGAGTGAGAGCTGCTGCTTATTCTATAATTCCGACTACAACTCACGCAGCCTTAGCCATGGAACTTGTGTTACCAGAGCTAAAGGGAAAGATAGAAGCATCAGCGATGCGGGTACCGGTACCAGATGGTTCTTTGACAGATTTGATTGTGATATTGAAAAATGATACTACCGTTGAGGAAATCAATTCAGTTTTCAAACAAGAAGCAAACGGAAGAATGAAAGGAATTGTAGAGTATATGGAGGATCCAATAGTGTCTATCGATATTATTGGAAATCCCCATTCCTGTATTTTTGACTCTGGTTTAACTTCAGCTAAAGGCAATCTAGTTAAAATCGTAGGTTGGTATGACAACGAAGCAGGCTACGCCAACAGACTGGTGGATTTGGTGCTAAAATTAAAGGAGTAA
- a CDS encoding NAD(P)/FAD-dependent oxidoreductase: MLEVGVIGAGAAGYFAAIHASGNHSKVTILEKTSKSLSKVKISGGGRCNVTHAAFENSHLIKNYPRGEKFLKKSFVHFSVKDTITWFESRNVSLKVEADGRMFPVSNDSDTIVQALQNEARLKQIKIIYNCGVESILYINKKFIIKCKQNSFEFDRLIICTGGSPKVSGFNMIQELGHHISEPIPSLFTFNTPKEPIRELMGISVPDAHIKLEGTKLAYKGPLLITHWGLSGPAVLKLSAFGAPWLFEKNYHANAHIRWGNDWTEQELQTNIGKFKSEHPKKKVKSNPLFGIPTRLWEHLVEKSEINSDSLWHSLSKKQLNRLIQNLFCYIVAIEGKTTFKEEFVTAGGVKLEEINPETMESKLLPGLFFAGEVLDIDGITGGFNFQAAWTTGYLAGINANQPHDNE; the protein is encoded by the coding sequence ATGTTAGAAGTAGGAGTAATAGGAGCAGGCGCAGCTGGCTATTTTGCGGCAATTCATGCGAGTGGCAATCATTCAAAAGTCACTATTTTAGAAAAAACATCAAAATCCCTATCAAAGGTCAAAATCTCAGGAGGAGGAAGATGTAATGTGACACATGCAGCGTTTGAAAACTCCCATTTGATCAAAAACTATCCACGCGGAGAGAAATTTCTCAAGAAATCTTTTGTTCACTTTTCAGTAAAAGATACAATTACATGGTTTGAATCCAGAAATGTATCCCTCAAAGTAGAAGCGGATGGCCGGATGTTTCCTGTTTCGAATGATTCAGATACCATTGTTCAGGCTCTGCAAAATGAAGCGAGACTAAAACAAATCAAAATTATCTACAATTGCGGAGTTGAAAGTATCCTTTATATAAACAAAAAGTTTATCATTAAATGCAAACAAAATAGTTTTGAATTTGATAGGTTGATTATTTGTACTGGAGGATCTCCAAAAGTATCTGGATTCAATATGATTCAGGAATTGGGACATCATATTTCAGAGCCAATACCATCACTTTTTACATTCAATACGCCTAAAGAACCTATTCGTGAATTGATGGGGATATCAGTTCCAGACGCCCATATCAAACTTGAAGGAACTAAATTAGCCTACAAAGGTCCGCTTTTGATTACTCATTGGGGATTAAGTGGTCCTGCAGTGTTAAAGCTTTCTGCATTTGGAGCTCCTTGGTTATTTGAAAAAAATTATCACGCTAATGCACATATCAGATGGGGGAATGATTGGACTGAACAGGAACTACAAACAAACATAGGAAAATTTAAATCAGAACACCCGAAAAAGAAAGTCAAGTCTAATCCATTGTTTGGCATTCCGACAAGACTGTGGGAGCATCTAGTTGAAAAATCTGAAATCAATTCAGACAGTTTGTGGCACAGTTTATCAAAAAAGCAATTGAATAGACTAATACAGAATCTTTTTTGCTATATTGTCGCCATCGAAGGAAAGACCACTTTCAAAGAGGAGTTTGTAACTGCAGGTGGAGTAAAATTGGAAGAAATCAATCCTGAGACGATGGAGAGTAAACTTTTGCCCGGTTTATTTTTCGCTGGTGAGGTTTTAGATATAGATGGTATTACTGGTGGCTTTAATTTTCAAGCTGCATGGACTACCGGATATCTCGCTGGAATAAATGCTAATCAACCCCATGATAATGAGTAA
- a CDS encoding DUF937 domain-containing protein, protein MIQEIFSKLSPELISNLTNSYGLSNDQASKTISTTKESLISSLGKEVSSGNIDGILNMVNNSSNLSSNPMFSGLINKLAQDYGSKLGLSSDKTIQIASFILPKIIKAISGSKSGNIEKTDLMSMMGSAAGDALKSKASDALKKGLGNFFN, encoded by the coding sequence ATGATACAGGAAATTTTCAGTAAATTATCGCCTGAGTTGATATCAAATCTTACCAATTCTTATGGATTATCTAACGATCAGGCTTCTAAAACCATATCTACAACCAAAGAAAGTCTTATAAGTTCTCTTGGAAAGGAAGTTTCATCGGGCAACATCGATGGAATTTTGAATATGGTAAATAATTCTTCCAACTTAAGTTCGAATCCCATGTTTAGCGGATTAATAAACAAGCTGGCACAGGATTATGGTTCAAAATTAGGATTGTCATCCGATAAGACGATTCAAATCGCCTCTTTTATTTTACCGAAAATAATTAAAGCCATCTCGGGAAGCAAAAGCGGAAATATTGAAAAAACTGATTTGATGAGTATGATGGGGTCTGCCGCTGGTGATGCGCTGAAAAGTAAAGCCTCAGATGCTTTAAAAAAAGGATTAGGAAATTTCTTTAATTAA
- a CDS encoding DUF4332 domain-containing protein codes for MSKTISEIEGIGPVFKEKLGNAGITTVEALLSKGASKKGRKEIAEASGIDEGKILDWVNMADLFRIKGVASQFAELLKATGVDTVKELRTRNPENLHKALTEKNAEKNLTRVVPALSQVEGFINQAKELEPLVTH; via the coding sequence ATGTCAAAAACAATTTCAGAAATCGAAGGTATCGGACCAGTTTTTAAAGAAAAACTTGGAAATGCAGGCATCACAACAGTAGAAGCTTTGCTATCTAAAGGTGCTAGCAAAAAAGGTCGAAAAGAAATCGCAGAAGCATCAGGAATAGATGAAGGTAAAATTTTGGACTGGGTAAATATGGCTGATCTTTTTAGAATCAAAGGTGTGGCGAGTCAGTTTGCTGAATTATTGAAGGCAACTGGTGTGGATACTGTGAAAGAACTAAGAACAAGAAATCCTGAAAATCTACATAAAGCCTTAACAGAAAAGAATGCAGAAAAAAATCTGACAAGAGTAGTTCCTGCTCTTTCTCAAGTAGAAGGCTTTATCAATCAAGCTAAGGAATTAGAACCTCTTGTAACACATTAA
- a CDS encoding 2,3,4,5-tetrahydropyridine-2,6-dicarboxylate N-succinyltransferase, with amino-acid sequence MDLKTIIENAWDNRALLKEQDVQNAIKSVIADLDSGKLRVAEPLEDGSWKVNDWVKKAVILYFPIQKMETIEVGPFEFHDKMALKTNYAAQGVRVVPHAVARYGAFLASGVVMMPSYVNIGAFVDSGTMVDTWATVGSCAQIGKNVHLSGGVGIGGVLEPVQAAPVIIEDGAFIGSRAIVVEGVRIGKEAVIGAGVTLTASSKIIDVTGAEPKEYKGYVPPRSVVIPGSLSKKFPAGEFQVPCALIIGQRKASTDLKTSLNDALRENNVAV; translated from the coding sequence ATGGATTTAAAGACAATCATTGAGAACGCATGGGACAACAGAGCGTTGTTGAAAGAACAAGATGTACAGAACGCCATCAAATCTGTTATTGCAGACCTAGACTCAGGTAAACTTAGAGTTGCGGAACCACTAGAAGATGGTTCATGGAAAGTGAATGATTGGGTAAAAAAGGCTGTTATTCTTTACTTCCCGATTCAAAAAATGGAAACCATAGAGGTTGGCCCATTTGAATTCCATGATAAAATGGCTTTGAAAACCAATTATGCAGCACAAGGTGTAAGAGTAGTACCCCATGCAGTTGCAAGATATGGCGCATTTCTCGCCTCTGGTGTAGTAATGATGCCTTCTTATGTAAATATAGGAGCATTTGTCGATAGTGGAACGATGGTTGATACATGGGCTACAGTCGGGTCATGTGCTCAAATAGGAAAAAATGTTCACTTAAGTGGTGGAGTTGGAATTGGTGGAGTCTTGGAACCTGTTCAAGCCGCTCCCGTAATTATTGAAGATGGAGCATTTATTGGTTCTAGAGCAATTGTCGTAGAAGGTGTCAGAATTGGAAAAGAAGCAGTGATAGGAGCAGGGGTAACCTTGACCGCAAGTTCAAAAATTATTGATGTGACAGGAGCAGAACCAAAAGAATACAAAGGATACGTGCCACCACGCTCAGTTGTAATTCCAGGTTCCTTATCTAAGAAGTTTCCTGCCGGTGAATTTCAAGTTCCTTGTGCCTTGATCATTGGTCAAAGAAAAGCCTCTACAGACCTTAAAACATCACTAAATGACGCGCTAAGAGAAAATAACGTAGCAGTATAA
- a CDS encoding molecular chaperone DnaJ — translation MNSITQYLAFSKIISLFGILFLLHVNISNAQVQPSLGGSSRLMTNALAEMERGSYQKANEYFRQIIDTNLPIPPEMPYYFAEILYQLKQYDNSANFLNKYLELNGFKGDNYERAKALEGMLEKPLNDIKACELCDRRGYRFQACFTCDGAKELEQDCSYCKAKGIVGCSKCVGSGLITKRNVFNIVEYFECEKCAGQGRLTCPTCEGSKLETSACRTCQGVGRLQSDQICNHQAEEPRHLSAVFNRMKNH, via the coding sequence ATGAATTCAATAACCCAATATCTAGCCTTTTCTAAAATAATATCTCTTTTTGGAATATTATTTTTGTTGCATGTGAATATTAGCAATGCCCAAGTTCAGCCTAGCTTAGGAGGATCATCTAGACTGATGACAAATGCATTAGCTGAGATGGAGCGAGGATCCTATCAAAAAGCTAATGAATATTTTAGACAAATAATTGATACTAATCTTCCTATTCCTCCAGAAATGCCTTACTACTTTGCAGAGATCCTCTATCAATTGAAGCAATATGACAACAGTGCTAATTTTCTAAATAAATACTTAGAATTAAATGGTTTCAAAGGGGATAATTATGAAAGAGCAAAAGCACTAGAAGGAATGCTTGAGAAGCCACTAAATGATATCAAGGCATGTGAACTTTGCGATAGAAGGGGTTATCGATTTCAGGCTTGCTTTACTTGCGATGGAGCAAAAGAATTAGAACAGGATTGTAGTTATTGTAAGGCAAAAGGAATCGTAGGATGTAGTAAGTGTGTAGGAAGTGGCTTAATCACCAAAAGAAATGTTTTCAATATTGTGGAATACTTTGAATGCGAAAAATGTGCTGGTCAGGGAAGGTTGACCTGTCCAACTTGTGAAGGCAGTAAACTTGAGACTAGCGCTTGTAGAACCTGTCAGGGCGTGGGTCGCCTTCAATCCGATCAAATCTGTAATCATCAAGCTGAAGAGCCGAGACACCTTTCAGCGGTTTTTAATAGAATGAAGAACCATTGA
- a CDS encoding helicase HerA-like domain-containing protein: MNQADFKSHLEQGYTFKNDYFILGTGILNQEPIQNAQVKIPLKTLNRHGLIAGATGTGKTKTLQVIAEQLSLKGIPSVLMDLKGDLSGLAMPGSNNSHIEKRSTAIGVDYNPTGLPVELMSISQEKGVKLKATVSEFGPVLMSQIMELNDTQRGVMALVFRYCDMQHLPLLDLKDLKKVLQYITNEGKESITKEYGSVSSASVNTIMRKIIELEQQGADHFFGELSFDVDDFVKTKDGKGVVSIIRLTDIQNRPKLFSTFMLSLLSEIYETFPEQGDSDKPKLCLFIDEAHLVFSNANKDLIDKIESIVKLIRSKGVGVFFCTQSPTDVPDAVLGQLGLKVQHSLRAFTAKDRKAITKTAENYPISPFYKTSEVLTSMGIGEALVTVLNEKGIPTPLVHTLLRAPVSRMDILDDSEIDTLTQNSDLVKKYAKLIDRESAFEILDMKITRAEQFAENEEKNLPNQNTLRGRKTTSEPSLLDDLSKNTMIRQIGRTIFRELTRGILGSISGKKR, from the coding sequence ATGAACCAAGCAGATTTCAAATCACACCTTGAACAAGGTTACACTTTCAAAAATGATTATTTTATTTTAGGAACAGGGATTCTTAATCAAGAACCTATACAAAATGCTCAAGTTAAAATACCGCTCAAAACCTTAAATAGGCATGGATTGATCGCTGGAGCAACAGGTACTGGTAAAACAAAAACATTACAAGTCATTGCCGAGCAGCTTTCATTAAAAGGGATACCATCTGTACTCATGGATCTGAAAGGTGATTTATCTGGACTGGCAATGCCAGGGTCAAATAATTCACATATTGAAAAAAGGAGCACTGCAATTGGAGTTGACTATAATCCAACTGGACTACCGGTTGAATTGATGTCTATTAGCCAAGAAAAAGGAGTTAAACTTAAAGCAACTGTTTCTGAATTTGGTCCTGTTTTGATGTCTCAAATCATGGAGCTGAATGATACCCAAAGAGGTGTCATGGCTTTAGTTTTTAGGTATTGTGATATGCAACATTTACCACTTTTGGATCTCAAAGACCTTAAAAAAGTACTTCAGTATATCACAAACGAAGGAAAAGAATCCATCACCAAAGAATACGGCTCGGTTTCTTCTGCTTCAGTTAATACCATCATGCGTAAAATCATTGAACTGGAACAACAGGGAGCAGATCATTTTTTTGGGGAATTATCCTTTGACGTTGATGATTTTGTCAAAACAAAGGATGGAAAAGGTGTGGTATCAATTATTCGATTGACCGACATTCAAAATAGGCCAAAACTGTTTTCTACCTTTATGCTGAGCCTTCTCTCAGAGATTTATGAAACATTTCCTGAGCAAGGAGATTCAGATAAACCAAAACTTTGTCTTTTTATTGATGAGGCACATTTGGTGTTTTCCAATGCAAATAAAGATTTGATTGATAAAATAGAATCCATCGTCAAATTAATCAGATCTAAAGGAGTAGGTGTGTTTTTTTGTACGCAATCACCAACGGATGTTCCAGATGCAGTCTTAGGTCAATTAGGATTGAAAGTTCAGCATTCCCTACGTGCATTTACGGCAAAGGATAGAAAAGCCATAACCAAAACAGCAGAGAATTACCCTATTTCGCCATTTTATAAAACCTCTGAGGTATTGACTTCCATGGGAATTGGTGAAGCTTTGGTAACTGTTCTTAATGAAAAAGGTATCCCAACTCCTTTAGTGCATACTTTATTGAGAGCGCCTGTTTCAAGAATGGATATCTTAGATGATTCTGAGATCGATACATTAACACAAAATTCAGACCTGGTTAAAAAATATGCCAAATTGATCGATCGGGAAAGTGCATTTGAAATTCTTGATATGAAGATTACTAGGGCAGAGCAATTTGCAGAAAATGAAGAAAAAAATCTTCCAAATCAAAACACTCTTAGAGGTCGAAAAACCACCTCTGAGCCAAGCTTATTAGATGATTTAAGTAAAAATACCATGATAAGACAAATTGGAAGAACAATATTCAGAGAATTAACGAGAGGAATATTAGGTTCTATTTCTGGCAAAAAAAGGTAA
- a CDS encoding tetratricopeptide repeat protein: MKFKFQIYSSLFVFLLLISCQSSSNEGDDLFAAGKYEEAIKAYDEFLSTNPRNIKALYNRGRSYEELENFEQAEKDFITALDNDSKNVQVMLSLSNLFQKQKNHSSALLYADRAVEIPGAPSMAYFMKARALHQLGNTDEALKEYSAAIKMDTDFGQAYYNRGLLKLATNKKTSGCEDLTMAMKLNYEAAAEAKEKYCK; this comes from the coding sequence ATGAAATTTAAATTTCAAATTTATTCAAGCCTATTCGTATTCTTATTATTGATTTCTTGTCAAAGCTCTTCAAATGAAGGGGACGATCTTTTTGCAGCTGGAAAATATGAAGAAGCAATCAAAGCTTACGATGAATTCCTTTCCACTAATCCCAGAAATATCAAAGCCTTATATAACAGAGGAAGATCATACGAGGAGTTAGAAAATTTTGAACAAGCAGAAAAGGACTTTATTACTGCATTAGATAATGACAGCAAGAATGTCCAAGTGATGCTAAGTTTATCAAACTTGTTCCAAAAGCAAAAAAATCACAGTTCCGCTCTTCTTTACGCAGATAGAGCTGTAGAAATCCCAGGAGCTCCTTCAATGGCTTACTTTATGAAAGCAAGAGCGCTGCATCAACTGGGAAATACAGATGAAGCACTCAAAGAATATAGTGCAGCAATCAAGATGGATACTGATTTTGGCCAAGCTTACTACAACAGAGGTCTTTTAAAATTGGCAACTAATAAAAAAACTTCCGGCTGTGAAGATTTAACCATGGCCATGAAGTTAAATTACGAAGCTGCAGCCGAAGCCAAAGAAAAATATTGTAAATAA